The DNA window TAGAATTACAACAAAAGCCGTCGCAGCCCAGAAAGGGATACCTTCTCTGAAAACCATTTTCCAGAAACTTTTATCGAATTCGAAGGAAATTCTTTCGAGCATGATCTTTTTTACGAGTGCTGATATGAGAAACGTGAAGGAGATTGCGTTTGCGATTAGATACAACACTCCAAATTCCACCAAGCCAAAATTAAAAAGAACTAAAACGACAGTTCCGCTAAGTAAGGTGGCGCTTCTCAAAATTTTACCTAAAGAGATGTAGATCATTTCTTCAAGTCCTTGAAAGATCGATCGGAATATCGAAGCTAATGAGTCTATAGCGACTGCTAAACCAAGCAGATATGCTAAAAGCTTAGCTTCTTGCGGGTAATTTGCAAAAAATAGATAGAGGAAAAATGCCCCAAAAACTACAACCACTATTATCGATTTTAACAGGAGCAGATTTGAAAAGAACTTTTTCGCAACTGCTTTATTTCTCGCAACCTCTCTTATCGTCAATTCAAAAAAGCCAACGTCCGTGAACAATCTGAGCACTCCTGTTAAAGCAAGGAAAAAAGAAAGAACTCCGAAACCTTCAACTAATAAATGTCTCGCGAGGAGTATGGTATAACTGACCGTGAAAACTTTCGCACCAATTTCCCCAAAAACCATAACAAGGGTGTTTTTAGCAACTCTTCTGGCGGTACTCATTTATTCCCTCCAAAAATTCGTAAACGGTATTTAACGAAAAAACTGAATCTGCAAATAAGCCTAAACAAAAGAACGACGATTGGCTGGAAAAATTTGTATCTCGTCATTCTGATCATGTAGTAAAATTCATCGTCTTCTTTAACGATTCTGTAATCTACATCTCCGTATAGTGACAAAGCTCTTTTATTGTTCTTCCGAACTATAACCTTCACAATGAAATAATTTTCTTCGACGCATTCTTTCAGTCTTAAGTGCAGTTTTTTCCCTACCCCTTTGCCTTGGTGTTCTCCCCTAACAACCAAGTACAAACGGGGAAAAACTCTGCCTTTAATGGTGCCGCAAATCCCCGCTATTTCACCATTCACTCTTTCAGCAAGAATAACGTCCGACTTCATTAAATCTTCTAAGGGAGTTCTAAACGCCTCTTTTTCCTCCTTCAAAGAAGAAACGAAATCTGCAAGCTCCTCTCGTGTCAGTTCCCATTTTTCAGACATCTCACAATCCGCCTCTTAACTTTTTAAGAGAGGAGTAGACAGTATTTCCAACCTTTCCTAATATAGATAGGTTTTTTGAAGTAGAATACCAAGGAACGAGCTCTGGATTAAACTTTGCCTTGTAATGTCTCAGTCTTTGATCATCTCCAGCGTCAATCTCTTCGTAAAACTTAAATCCGCTTTTCCAGCTCCACTTAATAGCTTCCCATTGAAGAACGTCGTTCGGATAGACTCCTTTTATTGACGTTTTACTCATCCCAAACCAATAGGAAACTCTGTCCTTGTGACAGAGTAAAACGATCCCGCCAACAACATCTCCTGAATATTCAGCGACGAATATCCTCAGCTTCTCGGGATAGTACTTTTCGAAAATTTCTTTGAAATAGCTTTCGTAGTAGTCTTCTGGGAGTTTAACTCCCATTTCCTCAAATCTCCTTTTCATATTCAATCTCACAAACTCCAGATCCTCGAAATCTCCGTCTCTAATACTTACTCCCCTCTGCTTTGACTTTTCTACGCTTCTCCTTAGAGATCTGTCCAAATCATCCCAAATTTTTGTAAGGTCTCTTTTCAAACTCAAAACGTAGGTGTACTGAGGAGTAACGGAGTATCCACACCAGTTAAAGGGGCGTGAATCCAGTAAAAATGGTGGAGTTCTTATTCTCACATAGTCAGCTCCAAGCCCTTTGAGAAAAGTATCTACTGCTTTAACAGATTCGATGAGAATCGTTTCCTTTTTGCTTTGCTTCAACTTTTCATAAGAGATCAAAGCCGGTCCGAGGTAAACCATGATGACTTTGGGCGGAGGTGAGAAAGCGAGTGTTAATCCAAACCTTCTTGTTAAGAAGATCGGGAAAATTGCTACCGGAGTTGAGTTCTTTTTTACGACTAACGGATAGAGCTTCGCTTTGGAGTAATTCTCCGCTGCTTTCAACCACCCCCATTCGTGAAATATCGTCGTATAATCGGCTTTATTTACCAACTCATCCCATTCCTCTTCGTTTACAATTTCAGCTAAGTACTCCGACATACGTCTCCCTCAAAACCTCCTCCCCAGGATTTCGAAAATTTCATAGAGATTTGGTGTTAAATCCGAAAAGTCGAACATAAATTCCCTATACTTAAGAAAATTCAGGAAATCCAACAGATTTCTTATTTTTTCTTTTTTCGTTTCTTTTTTAGAAAAAAGAACATCTGCTATCGACTTGAAGTCCTCTAAAAAACTTCTCAAATGAATGCCTTCAGCGTGTTTCGTTTCGATTTCGTCAATTATGCCGAAATAAAATCTATAAAGCAACCAAGGGAAGTCAACTCCACAAATTGCAGCAGCATTAACGCTGCCCCAGAACCTCGGATTTACATCGATGAGCTTTGGTTTACCATCGGTTTCGTCGATAATAAAATCAAAATTAATTATCCCGGAATACTCGACCTCCTCCGCAAGCTTTTCAGAATATTTCAAACAATCGTCGTTTCTGGAGCTTTTGAGGTAAGTGGCTGGTCCGAAGGGATACGGATAAAATCTCAACCTTTCGTAAACGAAAGCAGCTACAAAGTTCGATTTATCGCAGATTCCAGAAATGCTCAGCTGCTTTCCTTCTACCACTCTCTGAAGGAGAACGTCCTTCTCATTAAATCTGAGTTCATCTTTAAGTGAAAGGTACTCGGATTCGTTCCTTATTACGTAAACTTCCCTCCCTCCACTACCAATTCTGAATTTTAAAATGAACTCACCAGATTTTGCAAATTCAAGAGCATCAGATTCGGATTTCGGGAAAACTGTCTCTGGCACAGGGATTCCTATTTTTTGAGAGATTTCAGTAATTCTTCCCTTATCTACCAATGTCTTGACAGCCTCATAATCCCCACAAGCTATCCTAATTCCGTTTTCAATTTTCGATTTAACTTTAGCAAGATCGACAAGCTCTTTTTCTGGAAGAAGCGGAATAAACAGTTCGCAATTCTCATTCAAAGCCACTTCCAAGGCTTCCCGGTAACTTCTCACGAGGTGATTTTTCGAAGAATATTTTGAGTAGAACGCCGGAACTCTTTCTTTACTTGAAGCTAAATGAACTCTAACTCCTCTCCTACCCAGAGACCTCGCTATTGGTAAAGCAGGAGAGTCTGCTGCGTCGTAAACCATTATATTTTTTCTCATTACAATTCCCCAAATACAACCCTCTGATACAGTTCGAAATACCTCCTGCCGATATTGGGAAATGAAAACTTATTCTTCACGTATTTTCTGATAAAACTGCTTGGAAACTTTCTGTGATTATCTATCATCCACTCTATCGCTTGCTCGAAAGCTTTTTCATCGGTCACATCCACAACAATCCCCGTTTTTCTCACAACGATTTCCTTCTGTCCTTTGTCACTCACTATTACCGGCTTTCCGCAAGCCATAGCTTCTATAACTACGACTCCAAACACTTCCCACAGACTCGGGAGAATTAGAAAGTCCGTTTCCGGTAAAATCTTCGAAACTTCCTCTCTCTTTTTCGATCCGAGAAATTCAACAACATCAGATAATCCGTAGTCTTCACTCAATTTTTTGTAGTAACTGAAACGAGAACCCCCGCCAACCAGAAGTAAATGAAAATCGTTTAAATCCGGACGTAAATTCTTAACAGCTTTTAGTAATTTATCCACACCCTTTATCGGATCGAGCCAACCTACGAAAATTCCTCTGGTTTTATGTCCAGCGTTATTTCCTCTTCTGAACGACTCCGTGTTTACGGCATTTGGTATTACGAATATCTTATTCGAAACTCCCAAGTTCAAAAGGTACCTCTTAAAAAAATTTGAAGGGACAACAACAGCATCGGCACTGCTTAAAACTACTTTGCCTAAAAACACTCTCAACTTATCCGATAGCCTTTTCTCAAACCTTTTTTGGAACTTCATGTGCTCCGTCAGCATTACTGGCTTTTTCCTCAATTTTCCGAGGATTATCGAGAGTATTCCGGCTGTAAAGACGTGAGCGTGAATAATATCCGGTTTAACTTCCCTTTCAATTTTAAGGAGTTCGAAAACTACGAGAGGATAAAGAAAGAAATGGAGCTTAGCTGGAAGTTCCCTCACACTAATTCTGTACACAATGATGCTGTCATCCTGAAATTTTTCCACCTTAACAGCTTTTCCCAAATTTTTTTCTAAATATATGTGTACGAGAAAAGATTTTACGTATTTTGAAGTTGCAACCGCTAAGTCCCTAACGAAGATGCCAGATGCGGAATTCTTCTTATGAGGATACCAAGGAGTGATAGATAACACCTTCACTTACTCTTCCCTCCGAACATGGTATAGAAAGTGCTGGCAATACTCGCTTTTGCGTTTTTCTTTACTACAACAAAGTAAAGCCACAAATCCGGGTTATATCTCACCTTGAACTCAGAAAGCCTCTCGGTATTTGCACCGATTATTTCGTACTTTTTGTAACCGCTCGTTTGCGCTTTCTCTATAACATGCCAGTTGAGCAGGTCGTTTGGGTAGGTTCCAGAAACCGTAACCTTGGGATTGCCAATCCAACTCGATACTTTATCTCTATAAGCCAAATCGATTATTCCAGTAACCACCTCTCCTTCAAACTCGACAACGACGACCTTAACTTTCTCTGAAAGTGCATTGTAAATTTCAAGGAGGTATTCCACGTTAACGTCAGAGCTTTTGTTTTGCTCTGAATACCTCAAGTTTACGAGTTCAATAACCTTCTTTAACTCCCTTACGCCTCCCTCGTAGATATCAAATCCAACCTTCTTAGCTTTTTTGATGTTTTGTCTGAGCTTCTTTTCGATTGACATCCAAAGTTCCTCGGAACTCCTATTCAGGTCGATAACGTAGCTGTAAAACGGATCAGCTTTGTAGTTATTCCATTTAAACGGTCTAACATCAACAAGTCCTGGAGGGGTAAAAATCCTCACGAAATCAGCGTTCAATTCCCTAAAAAATTCGTCTAAGGCTTTAATTGAGCGACGGTAGTTGTACTCCACTATGCTACTCCTTAAATTGCGATCGTTCAAAATTAAAGGTCCTAAATACGGAATAGCCAATTTGGGTGGCGGAGAGAAGACCAAGTTTATTGATTTTAACCTTTTGTAGAATACTGGAAACAGACTTACGGGCTCCATTCCCTTGTAGCAAACGACTGGATAAAACTTCCACCCGGAATGTTTCTCTGCTGCTTTCAACCACTTCCACTCGTGAAATATCGTTGCGAAGGACGAAGAGTTAACGAGTTCATCCCACAAAGTTCCATCTTCAACAGTTTTAAGCTCGACCATTTAAATCACATCCAAACGATCAACATACGGATACTCACAACTGTAAGCAGCTTTGTTTTTGCCGTAAATAACTTTTAAAGGACTATTTACCTTCCTCATCCAGAGATCTGCAATTTGTGAAGCTGTCAGAAATTTCGCTCCATTTAACTTTCCGAGCTCGATCGCGTATAGATAAAGCCCTATCCAATCTGAAAAGTTGTCATAATTGAACAGAACATGATGCCAAAGAATGCAAAAAACTTCCCCGAATTTTTTCACATCATCAAACAACTCTCTTACAATATTTTTACCACTTTCCGGATTCTCCAGAGAGACGTCCATTACAGTCAGAGGTATCTCAAGAATCTCAATTCTTTTCCCCTGTTTTGTGTAGGGTTTAAAGGGTTTGCTCGTACCCCACCTAAATCCAACTCCGTCTTTACTCTTGAAGCCAAGCGAAGCATCGTAAATAAAACCCGCCTTCTCCTGAATTTTCCACGTTTCTGGAGACCCGTAAACTTTACCTTCCCAGAATATTATTCAGACAATTTTGATGAAGTTGAAGAAGCTTATAGAGGAGCTTGAGTTGTTTGAGAGGGAAAGAGTTCCGAACGACATTAGAATTCTTGGCGTAGCCACTTACGTTCAAACTTCTTCGACGAGGAGAACGGCTAAAATTCTCTCGGAGTTTCGTCCGGTCTCCCATACGGCTGTGTGGAAATGGATAAAGAAGTTTGAAGAGAAGTTACCAATTTCTACTGAGAAGAAGCGGAGAAATCTTGTTGCAATAGATGAAACGATTGTCAAAGCTAACAAAAAGAAGTTCTACATTTTTGCCGCGGTAGACGTTGAAAGGAACGAGCTGATTTTAATGAGGGTTTACACGACGAGAAACATTCTTACAGCAAGGTCTTTCGTCAAAGAAGTTCTTAATTACTGCGAGAACGAACCCAAGTTTTTGATAGACAAAGCACCATGGCTGAGAAAAGCAATAGAAAGTTTAGGCTTGGAATTTAAGCATGAAACCTTTCGGAAAGAGAAGTCTGGTTGAAGCGACGTTCAGCTCATTTAAACAGAGAGTTAAGCTGTTCTTCTGTTCGATTTCCACTAAAAATCCAATTAAAAACTGGAATCTATTCTGCAAACTCTTCATGCTCTATTACAATCATCTGAGGTGGTTAAGTTGACAGGGCTGTTTCTGGGATAGTAAGGTTTAAATTGTGCTGCCTTATTCCCGAAACTTCTTTTCCTATAACATTTTCCAGTCTTTCTTTTTCCAATTTCATCAATTTTGAATCCTTGAAAGAATTATAAGAGCCATGAAGAGCTATTTCCCACCCGCCTTTGTCAAGTGATCTTATGATTTCAACAACCATTTTATCATCAAACTTATACCTTCTTCCGTAATGTTTCCAGCTTTTCGGAGTTAGAGAGGTCTTAGCAGTTTCCTCTAAAAAGAAGAACGTTGATTTAACTTCGTAGCTATCCTCCAGCTCCATTAGCTCCTCAAATGTCCAAAATGGATTTTCCTTTTTCAAAAAATCGTGAAAGAATCCATATATCTCTCTAAGAGCGTCTTTTATTTCCATTCGCTTAAAATGCCTGAGGGCGTTCGTGAAATATTGGTAGGTTTTCGCGATTTCATCAACATCGTGAGTTAAGCATATGGAAAGGGGTAAATGTTTTCTAAAAAGGGGATAACCATTTTGGCTATACAAATCAGCGATTATGTTCACCAAATTCCTCTCAAGAATGTCCAGATAAGGAATTCTGCCAATCTTCGCAAAATCGTATCCATTCTTCAAACAATCCTTTTCGAAGTCTCCGGAAATTATGTAGCCAATTATTTCAAAAGGATTAAAGTCCACTCCAGCATGCGTTTTACTTTGAATTTCAACAAATTTTGAAAAGTTACAGTTATTGATAAAGAAGTCGTAAAGCTGGGAGGTGTCGAAGCTTTCGTTTGAAAACGAAACTTGAACTTCTGGATTTCTGGAAATTACACCACTCTCTTTGATAACAACATTATCGGCAAGACCGTTTCTTTCTGAAAACAATTTTGCTCCGATCTTAGAGTAAAAGTTTTCGATACATTTACCCTCCAAAGTATAATTAAAAATAAAAATTTTGTTATTATTCTCTTCTGACTATATATACCAAACCAAGCATCAGCCCGACTGGTATTGCCAGCAACCCGAACTCTGGTATGGGAATGTCGATGTCGTCGTTACCACAGTATTCTGTAAGATGGAAGTTTTTCGGTAATGGTTGCTGTGGCAGATTCTTGTTTTCCATTCCAACAAAGACCTTAGGAATTGCAAGCTCTATTATGTAATTGG is part of the Ferroglobus placidus DSM 10642 genome and encodes:
- a CDS encoding GNAT family N-acetyltransferase, with amino-acid sequence MSEKWELTREELADFVSSLKEEKEAFRTPLEDLMKSDVILAERVNGEIAGICGTIKGRVFPRLYLVVRGEHQGKGVGKKLHLRLKECVEENYFIVKVIVRKNNKRALSLYGDVDYRIVKEDDEFYYMIRMTRYKFFQPIVVLLFRLICRFSFFVKYRLRIFGGNK
- a CDS encoding lipid II:glycine glycyltransferase FemX, which gives rise to MSEYLAEIVNEEEWDELVNKADYTTIFHEWGWLKAAENYSKAKLYPLVVKKNSTPVAIFPIFLTRRFGLTLAFSPPPKVIMVYLGPALISYEKLKQSKKETILIESVKAVDTFLKGLGADYVRIRTPPFLLDSRPFNWCGYSVTPQYTYVLSLKRDLTKIWDDLDRSLRRSVEKSKQRGVSIRDGDFEDLEFVRLNMKRRFEEMGVKLPEDYYESYFKEIFEKYYPEKLRIFVAEYSGDVVGGIVLLCHKDRVSYWFGMSKTSIKGVYPNDVLQWEAIKWSWKSGFKFYEEIDAGDDQRLRHYKAKFNPELVPWYSTSKNLSILGKVGNTVYSSLKKLRGGL
- a CDS encoding carboxylate--amine ligase, with the protein product MRKNIMVYDAADSPALPIARSLGRRGVRVHLASSKERVPAFYSKYSSKNHLVRSYREALEVALNENCELFIPLLPEKELVDLAKVKSKIENGIRIACGDYEAVKTLVDKGRITEISQKIGIPVPETVFPKSESDALEFAKSGEFILKFRIGSGGREVYVIRNESEYLSLKDELRFNEKDVLLQRVVEGKQLSISGICDKSNFVAAFVYERLRFYPYPFGPATYLKSSRNDDCLKYSEKLAEEVEYSGIINFDFIIDETDGKPKLIDVNPRFWGSVNAAAICGVDFPWLLYRFYFGIIDEIETKHAEGIHLRSFLEDFKSIADVLFSKKETKKEKIRNLLDFLNFLKYREFMFDFSDLTPNLYEIFEILGRRF
- a CDS encoding glycosyltransferase → MKVLSITPWYPHKKNSASGIFVRDLAVATSKYVKSFLVHIYLEKNLGKAVKVEKFQDDSIIVYRISVRELPAKLHFFLYPLVVFELLKIEREVKPDIIHAHVFTAGILSIILGKLRKKPVMLTEHMKFQKRFEKRLSDKLRVFLGKVVLSSADAVVVPSNFFKRYLLNLGVSNKIFVIPNAVNTESFRRGNNAGHKTRGIFVGWLDPIKGVDKLLKAVKNLRPDLNDFHLLLVGGGSRFSYYKKLSEDYGLSDVVEFLGSKKREEVSKILPETDFLILPSLWEVFGVVVIEAMACGKPVIVSDKGQKEIVVRKTGIVVDVTDEKAFEQAIEWMIDNHRKFPSSFIRKYVKNKFSFPNIGRRYFELYQRVVFGEL
- a CDS encoding GNAT family N-acetyltransferase encodes the protein MVELKTVEDGTLWDELVNSSSFATIFHEWKWLKAAEKHSGWKFYPVVCYKGMEPVSLFPVFYKRLKSINLVFSPPPKLAIPYLGPLILNDRNLRSSIVEYNYRRSIKALDEFFRELNADFVRIFTPPGLVDVRPFKWNNYKADPFYSYVIDLNRSSEELWMSIEKKLRQNIKKAKKVGFDIYEGGVRELKKVIELVNLRYSEQNKSSDVNVEYLLEIYNALSEKVKVVVVEFEGEVVTGIIDLAYRDKVSSWIGNPKVTVSGTYPNDLLNWHVIEKAQTSGYKKYEIIGANTERLSEFKVRYNPDLWLYFVVVKKNAKASIASTFYTMFGGKSK
- a CDS encoding polysaccharide deacetylase family protein gives rise to the protein MDVSLENPESGKNIVRELFDDVKKFGEVFCILWHHVLFNYDNFSDWIGLYLYAIELGKLNGAKFLTASQIADLWMRKVNSPLKVIYGKNKAAYSCEYPYVDRLDVI
- a CDS encoding DDE-type integrase/transposase/recombinase, coding for MKLKKLIEELELFERERVPNDIRILGVATYVQTSSTRRTAKILSEFRPVSHTAVWKWIKKFEEKLPISTEKKRRNLVAIDETIVKANKKKFYIFAAVDVERNELILMRVYTTRNILTARSFVKEVLNYCENEPKFLIDKAPWLRKAIESLGLEFKHETFRKEKSG
- a CDS encoding polysaccharide deacetylase family protein, which gives rise to MEGKCIENFYSKIGAKLFSERNGLADNVVIKESGVISRNPEVQVSFSNESFDTSQLYDFFINNCNFSKFVEIQSKTHAGVDFNPFEIIGYIISGDFEKDCLKNGYDFAKIGRIPYLDILERNLVNIIADLYSQNGYPLFRKHLPLSICLTHDVDEIAKTYQYFTNALRHFKRMEIKDALREIYGFFHDFLKKENPFWTFEELMELEDSYEVKSTFFFLEETAKTSLTPKSWKHYGRRYKFDDKMVVEIIRSLDKGGWEIALHGSYNSFKDSKLMKLEKERLENVIGKEVSGIRQHNLNLTIPETALST